The Acidimicrobiia bacterium genome has a segment encoding these proteins:
- a CDS encoding SDR family oxidoreductase has translation MTTTLAGKVAVITGASRGIGKQTCLAIAQLGATVVLASRTEEPRDRTPGTLNETADAIRNAGGEALVVRTDLARQSDLERLISVTLERHGHVDILVNNAAYTVGKALWAHVPELTREQWEKGFAVNVTAPLVLIEGFWDSMRARGGGVIVNVTSGAANLRPLDSSVRLPGSELPDQGPLYGASKAALNRMANAIAGEGAPHNIAVINLEPGFVLTETMEQTFNETGVDGAEVGAIPATVPARAIAYLCTCDDPMQYSGQIVSAPALMEALGS, from the coding sequence GTGACGACCACCCTGGCCGGGAAGGTCGCGGTGATCACCGGCGCGAGCCGCGGGATCGGCAAGCAGACGTGCCTGGCCATCGCGCAGCTCGGCGCCACCGTCGTGCTCGCGTCGCGCACCGAGGAACCACGGGATCGAACACCGGGCACACTGAACGAAACAGCCGACGCGATCCGGAACGCGGGCGGTGAGGCGCTCGTCGTCCGAACCGATCTCGCCCGGCAATCCGATCTGGAGCGCTTGATCTCCGTCACCCTCGAGCGACACGGCCATGTCGACATCCTCGTGAACAACGCCGCCTATACCGTCGGCAAGGCTCTCTGGGCACACGTGCCGGAGCTCACGCGCGAGCAGTGGGAGAAGGGCTTCGCCGTCAACGTCACCGCGCCGCTCGTGCTCATCGAGGGATTCTGGGACTCGATGAGAGCCCGCGGTGGCGGCGTGATCGTGAACGTCACGTCCGGTGCGGCGAACCTGCGACCGTTGGACTCGAGTGTTCGCCTCCCGGGCAGCGAGTTGCCCGACCAGGGCCCGCTGTACGGAGCGTCGAAAGCCGCGCTCAATCGAATGGCGAACGCGATCGCAGGTGAGGGCGCACCGCACAACATCGCGGTGATCAACCTCGAACCTGGCTTCGTCCTCACCGAGACGATGGAGCAGACGTTCAACGAGACGGGAGTTGACGGCGCCGAGGTGGGCGCGATTCCGGCGACGGTGCCGGCACGCGCCATCGCGTATCTCTGCACCTGTGACGACCCGATGCAGTACAGCGGTCAGATCGTGAGCGCACCCGCACTCATGGAAGCGCTCGGGAGCTAA
- a CDS encoding SDR family NAD(P)-dependent oxidoreductase, producing the protein MNEFDGRIALVTGAAGKGLGQATARRLASGGATVVVTDIHERRTGEVAEAIAADYPDVRVAGFAMDAGDREQIDAVVAEVTRTLGPVQILVNNAAVNVVGSIFDYDPENWDWCLRVNLSGPWYLCRAVMPLMRDAGGGAIVNVSSFAADVGGGGVEAPYAVTKGGLNVLTRSCAHEGGPFGIRANTVSCGVIRGTKFVDDHPEIIANAEMHTPLGSYPDADEIAEAIAFLASDRARHITGEILGIAAGAYMRT; encoded by the coding sequence ATGAACGAGTTCGACGGTCGGATCGCGCTGGTCACGGGCGCGGCGGGCAAGGGGCTCGGCCAGGCCACCGCGCGCAGGCTCGCGAGTGGTGGGGCAACGGTCGTGGTCACCGACATCCACGAGCGGCGTACGGGTGAGGTCGCCGAAGCGATCGCGGCCGACTATCCCGACGTGCGGGTGGCCGGGTTCGCGATGGACGCGGGCGACCGCGAGCAGATCGACGCCGTCGTCGCCGAGGTGACGCGCACGCTCGGTCCGGTGCAGATCCTGGTGAACAACGCGGCGGTGAACGTCGTCGGCAGCATCTTCGACTACGACCCGGAGAACTGGGACTGGTGCCTCCGAGTGAACCTGTCGGGGCCGTGGTACCTGTGCCGGGCGGTCATGCCGTTGATGCGCGACGCAGGTGGCGGCGCGATCGTCAACGTCTCGAGCTTCGCCGCGGACGTGGGCGGAGGCGGTGTCGAAGCGCCCTACGCGGTCACCAAGGGCGGCCTCAACGTGCTGACGCGCTCGTGCGCGCACGAGGGGGGCCCGTTCGGGATTCGGGCGAACACCGTCTCCTGCGGTGTGATCCGTGGCACCAAGTTCGTCGACGATCACCCCGAGATCATCGCCAACGCCGAAATGCACACTCCACTGGGCAGCTACCCCGACGCGGACGAGATCGCGGAGGCGATCGCGTTCCTCGCGTCGGATCGCGCCCGCCACATCACCGGCGAGATCCTCGGCATCGCCGCCGGCGCGTACATGCGCACCTGA